The Macrobrachium rosenbergii isolate ZJJX-2024 chromosome 14, ASM4041242v1, whole genome shotgun sequence sequence TTTTTACCACTGCCACACTCTTCACTTGCCTTACAGTTGCCATTAGCCTTGATAGAAAAAGGATGGGCTTGATATTTCACGataaaatcacacaaataaatttGAGCACAAGAGGTGACGTCTTACCATGTGTAGGTTGGAGAGTCTGGGATGGCGAATTGGTGTCAGCTACAGGGCTGCTCAGCATGGGTAGCAGCAAAAATTGTAACTAAGTGGAGGTGCATAACACAGAATTTGAACCTACTGGTGGCAGATGGAGTGTTGTGAACAAGTTTTATTGTACGATCATGGTTGTTTATAACTCGGAAAGTTTGTAAGCAGAGGAGCATCTGTACTATAAACAGAAAGAGTGAGTGTCATGGTTGCTAATGACCCCAGGATCCTCATACAAGTGCAGTGCTTTCAACTGACTGCTGCTTTTGTTGTGGGTTTGTGGTGAAGAAAATGTATTTGGAGGGGTGTGTTTTGTGTAACTTATGTGCCACATAAAAGTTGTATATTTCTAAGAAATATGCAAACAATGAAACCTTCAGGTGCTACAAGTTACAGGCCTGAGAAAATtgatataaatgaattaatttgctGCCTGAAGGGATTGGTTTGAGTATGTGTGCCTTTTACTCTCATTGATTAACTGAAATGGTAAAATTTCCATAGGATTTCAATTtgacttatcagttttttataaatatattattgtttttaatgtttctttcatTAGGCTTAATTCACAATATAATTTAAAGTTTGATTTTCAAATGTTACATTTAAGACTGATTACTGTACTAACTTCACTATGTGCAAGATTTGGTGTAGACTAACTTTTTACTCACTGGTAGTTCAGAATGTTGATACTTACAAAAAGGGTAATGCCTAacttcttaatattttttggcatttGAGGAAGGAGAATGTCAAAGAGAAATCTGCAAAATCCCAATAGGATGACATAGCTATGGCAAAATAAGGTTGCGTTATTGAtgttataaagattttttattttaaatcgaAAACATGTTCAAAACTTGGATGTTGTTTGTAATCCACATACTGTATTAGTTTAAATAGTTTGAGGGAGGACCTTTTTCACCATCAAttgattattttatgttattcttcAGATATATGCCATCAAGTTCTTGACCTTTATTCACCAAAAGGATCTGAGGGAAGTGGAAGTTCTGGACCGAGTGCCAGTTTGGAAAGTTCCAGTGTGAGTTCTGGTGGAAGTTCTAATAAAAATTCCAGTGTCAGTTCATCTGCTGCAGTTGTAAGTGCTCCTCCTTCATCAGGGCCATCTTCAAGTGCTGTCTCAGGTTCTGCTTCTGCAAGTGCAACTGCAGCTAGTGCTGATCCTCCCCTGTCACACTCAGGATCTTCACAGAAACGATCAGCAACTCCGACAAAAGGTGCTTCACAGCCACCAACAAAGAAAGTCAAGAAGGAGGAAGTTAAGTCATCTCCTGCCAAACCATCCCCTGTAAAGCAAGAATCTGCAAACCCAGCTCAGTCTTACCAGTACTCTTATCAGTCCTATTCAAATTATCCTCCATCATATCCTTCGTCACAAAGTACTTCTTCAAGCTCCTCATCCACCTCAGCACCTCGCTATCCTACCTACACTTATCCACCCACCACCACTCAAGGGCCTCCTCCACCAACTCAGGTTCCACCTCAAGTGCCACCCCCGGCTTATCCAGCCACACAAAGACATTATCCACCACCTGCAGCAGGAACTCCACAAGCTCCTCATTATACTaatcaacctcctcctccttcacatTATTCTTCATCTTCTCATCCTACCTATCATCCACCACCCACAACTTCACATTATGCTGCTCCACCTCCAACAAATTATCCTCCACCAGCACATGGGTCATCATCTTCCTACTATGCAGCTCCACCGTCAACCTCCAATCCTCCACCAAGTTATCCACCAACTGGACCTTCTTCATCTTATGCACCTCAAAGTTCTTATTCCCATTCCCACTCCAGTTCAAGATCATATTACCCTCCTCCATAATAATGTGCAGTTCAATATTATTGCCTTGTATGAAGTTTTTATGCTTAGTTTAAAGGATTACAGAGTGAATAATTGTAAAAAGTGTCACTTTCCACATTCAGTACAATTACAATTTGTGAATATTGTAGTATAGGtagttttcctttcagtaatattttagtgaccattaatgaaaattgttatactgtatgaaatttcatcatacaggaaaaaaatgtaatttgataaAGTATAAATCAGCAGCATGTATACTTTCCTCTTATTTACAACAACTAATTTTATGAGACTCCAGAGGAATGATGATGATTGGTGTAAAATAGTCATCATCATTCCAGCTTGCTTTGTACCATTGTGTGAAGTGGATAGTTATAAAGTGCATGTCATTGttttataacagaaaaaacatttgattaggaaatagaaaataaatgttaaaaattacagCATTTGAAGTTTATGCAAAATACACAGACATGGAATCATATAGAGCACAGGGGTCTCCAAACTTTTTAATATGAGGGTACATTGTTTCATGGAAAAcctgacaaaaaataatgattttatataaagattgCTTTTGCAGATATGATACCTTATAGCTGTTTTATTTAGGCATATTGAACTTTTTATGTGCTGTCATCCATTGTCATTCCTACAGAAGGTAGAAGTGGTCTTTGAATTGTAAATTGAGCTTGACTCACCTTAAAACTAACAAAACTTTACCATTTTTGAAGAGAGGGTAACTTATGAATTGTATGGAGATTGCAATTGGAGTtctattattttttggtttgttttatgGATTGTACTGTGAATTTTATCTGTATCTGATAGTATTTCATGTTCATTGATAATGAAACAGTCAAACTAAACAGGAAGATAACTTTGAGGAGGTAACTTTTACATATTAACCTGTATcactatcattgttatttttttatttttttactttgaattgtTGATGAATTTGCCAGAATCCAACCTCTTCTCAAGTAAAGGAGAATTTATACCATTATACTGTAGttgatttttcctcttgttctttgGTCATACATgccagtattttatataaatttggacTAAAAAAcagttaatgaatttttaaaaatagatatGTACTACAACCAGTGGTTACAGCATCTACATTCAATGTTTTGGAAGTATTTATTTAGAATATCATGAAATATCTTATGGAAGAACTTTAGAATTAAACTAGAAATGAAATATGCAATCTGTCAGCTATACTGCAAAATATGTGTAGACTCAGTTTtttacacatgcatgcacacacacctTGACTGGAAAGCTATATAATTTTGAGGTGTGTTCAAATAGTATctgacctttattcataaaaaatactcatattcagatacaacaatcttacactaatctcctttAAATTAGTCCCCTTGGactgccacacacttctcccagtGGTTGTATCACTGTTGGGAACAGTGCTGGAACACCTCTTTTGAAATGGCGCAAAGCTGGTCCGTcacattctgcatgatgtcttctctgaAGTCACACACAGCCATGTTGGGAAGAGTAGAGAGCCTGATGAAGCGCAGGTGTGTTTTGTTTGGCTAGGAAATGCTGTATCAAATGTGAAGAATGGGCGGGTGCGTTATCGTGATGGAGCTGccaattcttcagagagagagagagagagcgagcaagcaaacaaacacagtaaaaagttttgagaAAAGCTGCACAATTTAAGTTTGTGGGTGTGACTTCTGGCTTTTCCCCAAGCTGAAAATGCTCCTGaaagggaccagatttcagtccagagaagacatcatgcagaatgtgACGGACCAGCTGCATACCAACTCAAAAGAGCAGTTCCATTTCAGCCTCCAACAGTGGTAGAACCGTTGtgagaagtgtgtggcagcccaaggggactactttgaaggagattagtgtaagattgttgtatctgaatacaagtatttttaatgattaaaggGCGGATACTTTTTGAACACGCCTTGTATAGCATTACAGTGTAAGGGTACAGTTGGTAGAGTCTACCATATTGAACCTTGTCAAACATGCTACGACTTAGCAATTTAAATTGGTCTCGTTGTAATACTTGAAATGTTTTAAAGTATTCTATGATAGATAATATATCATTACTTCTAATTCTGTAAATGTTTCCTAATatcaatttatttcatattcactattttcattaataattcttttatcTGTTACTTATTTGGGGGAGAAGCCagttataataaataatgtaatattcttgcattaataataaaaattttgtaccaaAATTATGTTCCACACAGCTTGAGTGCTGATATATCTACAGTACCAAGGTTTTTTggtaatgcagccattttatcaATAAATGGATTACCATCAGATTTCAACTTGAAGAGTGTagattcatttcataatttaggGCATAGAATCTCTGCTAGTGCTTTTAAATGCTTCAGAAATAAAtccatgaaatttgaaattaaagaacTACTCATCATTACAGCATGGCCTGATACAGTATTCTTGTGATGTTCTGTCAAAGTACAAGTGATTTaccaactaaaataaaatttttgatcataggcatttaataattttctgttattgtttaaAATCACAAAGCACGTATATGGAATAATCCTAAGCACAGCTGGACCTGCAGCATCTATAAATGTGTAAATTGTGTAACTGAACCACACTAGACTGGGGGATATAAAGCTTGCACAGAAAATTGGAGGGGTTCTTGGCTCGGAAAAATTCTACATTCAAGGTGCCTGTAATGGGTTTTTCAGGTGCACATAGACATGTAAGGATGGGATAGAGTGActtactggctgggtgttgtctggtttattgatGGTTCCTttctgaatgaatgtacagaatcttagAAGTTATTATTgcctggtgcgagccgcaaagtagtttctacatacagacagggcaaaacagaggtaacgtttcggacatctgtgtttgtcggcagacaaacagatggcgattgtgagagacataataaacgtacaatgataaaacatatatcaatggaaaggccaggaaattccacatatggccaattgcatgagattcgagacagattaacgaatacaatgcagtagcataatatatgtgaaatggcgagacgtttggcatcttcccaagcagaaacatacatacaatttgatacagaagattcggtggaacattatgagtacatgattagaatgcttgcatggcaatgcaagtagtggtgattataCATAAAGCAAGACAATAGTGGTTAGGGAGAAAcggacggaaatattgtatggtagaagttgcattccttgagagagagaaaatgggatgctcttgtttttgtcttgtcccctccaaTGGATGTCGCACACATGTGCGCTCGAAAGAGACTGCATCGCTGTCTCTTATAATACTGCCCCACACAGGCgtcgatgcggaaatcgtcttgctgacaattgtaatGGGCACAAAGGGGTTGGGCTTTgggtgggtaggaggctgaagggcagcgctggccagcaggaactcgaggaggacgggagcgggttgaagggtacATTGCTCCTTTGTTGGTCAGGTCGTCTGGTACGAGTTCGGGATGGcggcaggctgcctggaggaggtgtccagggttcctgtggtagggtggtcatctcggagggtcggacatctactgagcaCTAGGGAATGGCTGGAAGCGGGGAGGTGATGAATCATTGCTGTGTGGGTCATCATCTTGGGTTGGACGTCTGCCATcagctccttcgggtcactccggggtcaccagtgtcaGGATGggatagagtgacatactggctgggtgttgtctggtttattggtggttccttactgaatgaatgtacagaatcttcgaagttgttattggctggtgcgagccacaaagtagtttctgcacacacagacagggcaaaacagaggtaatgtttcggacatcggTGTtcgtcggcagacaaacagatggtgattgtgagagacataataaacatacaatgataaaacatactttatatcaatggaaaggccaggaaattccacatatggccaattgcatgagattcgagacagattaatgaatataatgcagtagcataatatatgtgaaatggcgagacgtttggcatcttcgcaaacagaaacatgcatacagtttgatacagaaggtTTGGTGGAACAtcatgagtacatgattagaatgcttgcatggcaatgcaaataGTGGTGATTATACATAAATccagacaacaatggttagggagaaacagacggaaatattgtatggtagaagttgcattccttgaaagagagagaaaatgggatgctcttgtttttgtcttgttccctCCAATGGATGACGCGCACACGTGTGCTCAAAAGAGACCACATCGTAGTCTCTTACAGACATGCATAGCACAAGGAAGGAAACTTAAGGTTTCATATGATTTACACAATTTAGTTCATGAATTGTGTCACGTCCTCTCATACAAAGAACAAATCCACAAAAACGTCCAAAATAATATGAGGATACATCATTAAACATAAATCATGCAAAGAGTAAACAAAtttatttgaaagatgtaacTCTTTCCCCAAAATTACAGCTAAGACATGAATTGAATAGGATTGTAAGCTAGTCTTTTACTAACATCAGTACAAGCAGTAACAGAAATTTTTCTTGCCAGTGGATGTGGAATGGGTAAAATCTGGTCCCCTTCCATCAGTAGTAAATaaagatgaacactgaaattCCAAAGTGGAATGGAAACTACGTCAATGTTAATATATACTAAGAGGGAAATCTCCAGATCACTGTTAACTTTCGTTAAACCATTATTCTTggaattggaaaagaaaatttggccaaacactgggaactagttcattcagctctggaagagaaatttacaataaggtttgaaaggtatgacagcaggaaaactttgcagttgcactgtgaaacaattgttagagagggtggaaagtcagatggaagaaagagaaaatgaacagaagtacagaaaaaggaatgaagaaggttgcagctaggggtcaaagggatgctgcaaagggCCTTAGGGAATGCCTACAatacaccatgtgaggtgcactgaaggcgccaccCCCTATGGGGACCATTATTCTTTTTGATGGTATTTGTAGAACTGACTGGAAATTTCCCTTGTTACATTAAAGttgtagaaagtaaaaaaaaaattaaatacttgcaCATGTAGCATAAATTCTCTGTGTAACTGGAGTTCATGCATGTTTGATGAGGATTTGAATACagtagaaattttctttttatccacaAAAAGTTTATGATTCTATGTGGAAATATTCAGCCCTAAAAGAACACCTCATTCTAACAAAGATGGTCATCTACCAATTTGcattaacaatatatttataataatgataaaaatttaatttaaccaGCCACTGAGGTGAACTTCTCAGCATAATGCTGGCTCAAAGGGCTTCTTCTTTTTGAAAGGAATAAgattaattatatttcatgtatgcAATTACAGATTTGTGAAAATACAAATGGATAAGCTAAATAAATGATCCTAACACGCAGGAAAGATGGCCATGAGTGGTATCCAAAAAGTAACCATGTGTTCAGTTTGCAGCGGGGTTTCCATAGTCACTAGCCTGTAGCTTTGCAATAGCAACGTCTCCCACTgcaaatgtacatatttttccGAAAGTATGTGCTTGTTTAGCCAATCAAGGATCAGTTATAACTGGTCATGGTACCTTAGTCTAGTAATAAGTAGTTTGGTAAGCCGCCACCAGGGCGGCGTTAATCGGTAAGCTGTGTTGAATTCGTGGGTAGTTGTTCACGTTCTCTTACCCGGTGACCGCGAAACTTGAGAGTGTATTGTGTCCTGTGGTTTTTGTTCGTTCACAATCTTTATAATGGTACGTTGTGCATCCTGTAATTCCAGATGTCATGGTGGTTATTTAAGAGAACATGGAATAACAATATTTCATAGGTAAGTAAAACACACCGAATTTTACGGACCCATAATTTTTTGCTAGGCAGGTAATGCTTTCTCTGTTGACACGTCGTATATTTTCAGCATAATATTGTGTCAAAAGTTCATTTCGAAATACGATCGCCATTTATCTTATATATGCCAcgtaacaaaaaggaaaactgataTGGCTCGTTGTTAAAAATATGTGCTTATAGGCCTAAGATTGGTTGTGTCAACAAGTCGTCGTCTTGACATGTTACTGTAATGCATTGGGGACATGCGCAGTATTTTATGAGTTATTAAGAGTTCTTTGTAGTAGGTAGGTCTGTAGGATACTGTCAGTACCATCAAATAttaagttttacatatataaggGCTGCGTTAGAGTTACAGAGTTGCTTAACAAAATTGCAATTATCAAACGTGGTTTCTCAAATTCCCGAAACACCATCACTGGACTGGTGAAAGTTTTTCAGGATGACGTAAACATAccatagaaaacaattttttttattcaaagtaaaagtggttacatttttatctgtgcaATATAACCTGCTCAAATTTATGTTTTAGAGAAACGATGTTCCTCATATATTGGTGTGTAAGAAAATGAAGTTGGGTAGCCTAGGCTACGCGTAGGCAATCTCCTTAAACTATTCGTATGGTAAGATGCTACACTGTTCAAACCTTATTCCAATTACAGCTTAatttcgaaaatataaaaaatttcccaGAGGTAAGAGTTATTGATAAACCATAACGAGAAGACAACATCCGCCAAaactggtaacttttttttttattgttttgtcccTCTTGTAAGAACAATTTTATTCCTGAGGAGTCAAAATTACTCTTATCCTAGGCCTTATTGAACAATTCTCACAAAGCTCTTTCCAAAGCCTTAAAATAGAAGGAAATGACTTTGCTTgccattttttggggggtgggggcgttCACAAGCTGAGCTCGTGCGCTGGACCAAGTGTTTTAGTATGGGCGTCAAGGTCACATCACATGTTCCGGAGAAAGATCTCTATTCTAACCTATTGACATGGACTACATGAATAGGCCTACATTTATTATCTTGAAGTTTAGACTATCCGAATTGTTTTTTCGAAGAAACAAATCATAGCAACAATTACGGACATGAACAACAGGAGCTCTTAAAAGAAGAAAGGCACGGACCATGACAAAATTGTAAaggttagtgcagtcagtgcataTTACTAGATggactataggcattactaaagggtggttgtggcgtcccttcggcgcctgTGTGTACCCACTGTTtggccttttactttgcctccatctccttttccttttttccctcttgctgtccaacctttttagctattacttcttagtgcagcagTGGTAttctctcccagttccaccttttaaTCCTTGCTATCCAACCACACCATCATCATCTGTTTATCGTCTGCagggctgaatggccgaaagtgcccaatTGGATTGGCATAAAATTGTatcattaaaagaacaaaaacaaccaCAATAGGCCAAAAGCAGAATGAGAAAGAATTTTCGTTTACTGTGAATTTTCGTAACAACAGTAacaagattaatgaaaaaaaagttggGCTCTTCCTTTAATCCAAATAATGGAGTATATTGTTCGACCGGCTGCAAGATGTTGAACCTATAGGTctgtctcttttattattattattatttttagaggaACTAATTACTGTAAGAACATTCCTAACAAGTTTTATCCATTGATTCTTTTAGGCTATATGGCAATCTGAAGCAAGTCAAAAGCCCATTCAAGGCAATGAGACAAGGAAATGGCGGAGTCTGTATCTTAGCTGGACAATTTTCCCAGTGCGTTGTAATACAGAAAACGAAAACCGATAATtttacagtgtacagtataattAAGTATATTGGTacataaatgtatgaaattttgattactgaaaaaatttaagtgttttactgcttaatatatatttgcaaatattcgCTGTCATAAAACTTCCAGTTTTATAAAGGACAAATATAAGTAGGTTCACTGGCTTGTGCATTtgttgcaatcttttttttttctgttggttaGCCAACTTATATTGGCGCGTAAAGCACGGTTTACACGCTACGATAAATTGTagcgatttattgtaatgaaaaggttgttacaatttgtcgttacatgtaaacaggagatcgtagcgatttattgtagcgatctcctgtttacacgtaacgacaaattgtgacaaccttttcattacaataaatcgctACAATTTATCGTAGCGTGTAAACCGTGCTTAAGCACATCAATTAAACAGGAATTGTTCTCTTGTTTGGTTTGATTATCTTTCATAAATTGCGTAAAGTTAATTAAGCAAAgatatattctttattaaaattttaacaaaatggacaggataaaaaatgaaagaataagagaaactGCTAattcgtagaactatcaaagaaggtccaggaaagaagactgcattGGTATGGCCTtgtgatgagaagggataagACAGGCTATGTAGGGAgtagagtgatgcagatggaggtgcctggtgggagagcaagaggaccAAAGCGAATGTGGATGGATgcagttagagaagatctgagagacacaattgtcagaggacgatgtgtttgaccgagccaggtggaggaaagccgTCAGAAACATCGACTTCatatagaagtgggaaaagatgcagtgAAAGATGTTCTTTATTAAATTGTTATTCTTGCGgatgttttaatgataaaaatataaaagcaggcCAGACTCGGCTGATAGTTATTCCACCAGAAGTgtaaaaattacaatgaatttGATTGTATGAATATGTTAACCTGTTGTTAGATTgtgtgaaaacaaaagaaaatgccaGTCTGCATAGCTCAGAGACAGGCTTTTTGTTTTGATTGAAACTGAACATACTTGACAATATCAGTTGATAATTACTATCCTGTACTGTAATGCAAGCGCACCGATTCGAACACAATCGATTATCCACTCAACAGTTTGATCTGCGGTGTCCATGTACAACACTAACTAcataaatgttttcttattttctacaaGTTTTACAGTGGTACAGATATGATTATGGCATTTCCGACAATAGTATGTGTCTCCCGAGTGTTATTGAAACCTTTCATTTCAACATGGTAAAAATTTAACAATCGTTgctataataatgaaaatgaaaggagatacaATGCGATAACATTGTCAGCCAATCAGCTTCCAGTGGCATTTGTGACCAGCGAAATAGGCAATCAAACATTGACAACCACAGTGGGCGAAGATGCGGAAAAAGTTttcgcattttttccttttgtcattgGAAAGTGATTTCGAGTAAGTAAAAATTAAGATCGTGATCCTTGCACTCATGTAGCCTACGTTTTGTTAAGGTTAGAATAAGAGATGCCTGAGTTAGGATGGATCCCTGTTAACATATGACTGAAGATAATTTCACATTAACTGAGATTTGGGCCGAAGCCGATGCACGTTGGGAAACgccagtgcactgtaggtattacctaaggttctttgaagcgctccttcggcccctagcttcattccttttactgtacctccattcatattctttttcttccatcttgcaatccatcttctaacagttgtttcgtaatgcagctgccaggttttcctcctgttacgccttttcaaacctttctactttcaatttcgtttcagcattgaatgacatCATACGCTAGGTCCCAGCAGTAGACCATtgacttaaattctatattccattcctatgcACTTAGGCCTAGGCTTCTCGACCTTACTATACTGAAACAATCTTGTTTAAAGTGTATCATATGCTGTCAGTTTTAAAGATCATTGATGAAAATATGTGCATATTTCTTCATAATCCATGTTGCACACAACTTAAAGTATTTGGATAGCTAACCGTTAACCggaaacttttttatttgtaatgcaGACAGGAGAGTGCAGAGAGAACGGCAACGAGTCTCTACTGCTGATCTGCAGAGGCAAGATGGAATAAGGTAAGCTTAGTTGCGCAGATGTTCTGTTATCAATTCTCTGGGGCATGGTGTTTTGTTTCATTCATGCCTGTAACTACTTTGGTAATATGTGTTTTGTTCCGACAtgaaccatcggtcctttacattaggaattactttcattgaagctggaaacggccgttgacctttcgaacaaggtggttaggcagttgactacCGTCCGTGAGGCGGGAGTCCctcctgcccggatgtaaacattccaatttgctctCTGCCGTTGTGCAGTGTTGACGTGttctcgctctctgccctgactgctgttgagctgttttcccagtgggatcttttctttttccttgctgTGATTGCTTTGTGTGCTTGTTTTCAATATGCAAGCCCATGAAGGAAATATGCCCGCCTTCCCCCAGCGTGTGTCCTGGGGTTGTCGGGAAGAAATGTAGTAGTTTTAGGTCTAATGTTGATGTGGACCCTCACACCCATTGCTCCTCTTGCAGGGGGCATATGTTCATGGGTATATACAGTACTTGTGCCGAGTGTTGCTCCTGGTCGGCCAAGCAGTGGacgaagtttgaggggaggaaacAATATCGGAGGAAGCCTTCCAAGGCATTGTCTGAGGGTCATACACCCCTGA is a genomic window containing:
- the CycK gene encoding cyclin-K, producing MTKRSGWYYERRELKQTPSILAGLKFEKEVEQRREGARFIINVGNKMGLRYETMATGVVFFHRFYMVHTFQEFPRHVTACCCLFLAGKVEETPKKCRDIMKMAKANMDEVTWAEFGSDPREEVMTLERILLQTIKFDFIVEHPYSYLLKYAKGLKGDKKKLPNMVQMAWTFVNDSMCTTLCLQWEPEIIAIALMYLAGKLSKFEVSDWVGRTAKQEKWWDMYVSGITIELLEDICHQVLDLYSPKGSEGSGSSGPSASLESSSVSSGGSSNKNSSVSSSAAVVSAPPSSGPSSSAVSGSASASATAASADPPLSHSGSSQKRSATPTKGASQPPTKKVKKEEVKSSPAKPSPVKQESANPAQSYQYSYQSYSNYPPSYPSSQSTSSSSSSTSAPRYPTYTYPPTTTQGPPPPTQVPPQVPPPAYPATQRHYPPPAAGTPQAPHYTNQPPPPSHYSSSSHPTYHPPPTTSHYAAPPPTNYPPPAHGSSSSYYAAPPSTSNPPPSYPPTGPSSSYAPQSSYSHSHSSSRSYYPPP